A window of Ictidomys tridecemlineatus isolate mIctTri1 chromosome 1, mIctTri1.hap1, whole genome shotgun sequence contains these coding sequences:
- the Pwwp2a gene encoding PWWP domain-containing protein 2A isoform X5 yields the protein MTMDVFGPHGIPVTVFPKREYKDKPEARQLQSNTFQEGTEVKGEVNGAVPNDPSVPPPELSLAESLWTSKPPPLFHEGAPYPPPLFIRDTYNQSIPQPPPRKIKRPKRKMYREEPTSIMNAIKLRPRQVLCDKCKNSVVAEKKEIRKGSSASDSSKYEDKKRRNESVATVNKKLKTDHKVDGKNQNESQRRNAVVKVSNIAHSRGRVVKVSAQANTSKAQLSTKKVLQSKNMDHAKAREVLKIAKEKAQKKQSETSTSKNAHSKVHFTRRYQNPSSGSLPPRVRLKPQRYRNEENDSSLKTGLEKMRSGKMAPKPQSRCTSTRSAGEAPSENQSPSKGPEEASSGVQDTSEVPVPGEQDEPQTLGKKGSKSNISVYMTLNHKKSDSSSASVCSIDSTDDLKSSNSECSSSESFDFPPGSMHVPSTSSTSSSSKEEKKLSNSLKMKIFSKNVSKCVTPDGRTICVGDIVWAKIYGFPWWPARILTITVSRKDNGLLVRQEARISWFGSPTTSFLALSQLSPFLENFQSRFNKKRKGLYRKAITEAAKAAKQLTPEVRALLTQFET from the coding sequence gtTTGGGCCCCATGGGATCCCTGTGACAGTATTTCCTAAAAGGGAATATAAGGATAAACCGGAAGCCAGGCAGCTCCAAAGTAATACATTCCAAGAAGGGACAGAAGTCAAGGGTGAAGTGAATGGTGCTGttcccaacgatccttctgtccCACCTCCTGAGCTGAGTTTGGCTGAAAGCCTGTGGACTTCCAAACCACCACCTCTCTTCCATGAAGGAGCACCTTATCCTCCCCCTTTGTTTATCAGGGACACATATAACCAATCAatacctcagcctcctcctcgGAAAATTAAGCGACCCAAACGAAAAATGTACCGGGAAGAACCCACTTCAATAATGAATGCTATTAAACTACGACCCAGACAAGTCCTCTGTGATAAGTGTAAAAACAGTGTTGTTgctgaaaaaaaggaaattagaaaaggtAGTAGTGCAAGTGACTCTTCtaaatatgaagataaaaaaCGGAGAAATGAAAGTGTAGCTACTGTGaacaaaaaactgaaaactgACCATAAAGTGGATGggaaaaaccaaaatgaaagcCAGAGAAGAAATGCTGTGGTTAAGGTTTCAAATATTGCTCACAGCAGAGGCAGAGTAGTCAAAGTTTCTGCTCAGGCAAATACGTCAAAAGCTCAGTTAAGTACTAAAAAAGTGCTCCAGAGTAAGAACATGGATCATGCAAAAGCTCGGGAAGTATTGAAAATTGCCAAAGAAAAGGCACAAAAGAAGCAAAGTGAAACCTCTACTTCCAAAAATGCACATTCAAAAGTCCATTTCACTCGTCGATACCAGAATCCTAGCTCAGGTTCCCTTCCACCCCGGGTTCGTTTAAAACCACAGAGGTACAGGAATGAAGAAAATGACTCTTCTCTGAAGACAGGACTCGAGAAAATGCGGAGTGGCAAGATGGCACCCAAGCCCCAGTCTCGCTGCACCTCCACCCGCTCAGCAGGTGAGGCCCCTTCAGAAAATCAGAGTCCCTCAAAAGGCCCTGAAGAGGCCAGCAGTGGGGTTCAGGACACAAGTGAAGTGCCTGTACCTGGTGAGCAGGATGAACCACAGACACTGGGCAAAAAGGGCAGCAAAAGCAATATCTCTGTTTACATGACCCTAAATCACAAGAAATCTGACTCTTCCAGTGCTTCAGTGTGTAGCATTGATAGCACAGATGATTTGAAATCCTCCAACTCTGAGTGTAGCTCTTCTGAAAGCTTTGATTTTCCTCCAGGCAGTATGCATGTACCTTCcacctcctccacttcctcctcttcaaaggaagagaaaaagctcAGTAATTCcttgaaaatgaaaatcttttccAAAAACGTCTCTAAATGCGTCACACCAGATGGCAGGACCATATGTGTAGGGGACATTGTTTGGGCCAAGATATATGGCTTCCCTTGGTGGCCAGCCCGTATTCTTACTATAACTGTGAGCCGGAAAGATAACGGCCTTTTAGTCCGACAGGAGGCCCGCATTTCGTGGTTTGGGTCTCCAACAACATCTTTCCTTGCTCTTTCGCAACTCTCCCCCTTTTTAGAAAACTTCCAGTCACGCTTTAATAAGAAGAGAAAGGGCCTGTATCGCAAGGCTATCACAGAGGCGGCTAAGGCTGCCAAGCAACTGACCCCTGAAGTGCGGGCTCTGTTGACACAGTTTGAAACGTGA